A stretch of Anoplopoma fimbria isolate UVic2021 breed Golden Eagle Sablefish chromosome 4, Afim_UVic_2022, whole genome shotgun sequence DNA encodes these proteins:
- the tex11 gene encoding testis-expressed protein 11 yields MERFVSTVKSLTENLLHKQPTGYDEVIEKLFSEVSGLEDSPKIPDPQLEECAIQLWNWAVTKNVGNTLSTNQKAKVRHVACSLLCCCEPENPTEGVIRKQILMASKTGRTWLDCKNPQMADNFFRFAVKSLETLYGQLTSRGDGAADIASSKGDVEKDLLRILSCQAESAISQGNNHEAVVCMQRCKDMLLRLPKDTSYLSLMCYNFGIDTYNLRKFEDSAFWLSQSYEIGKMNVKYAPGSEVQAKVLRFLATVYLEWDCQQFQEKALNAVSLANKECVSASGLFLKIRILLRCGASDDHIRAGLNEMLESKVYLELCLSTVKLLMTEDRETLAFEYLKRVCQHFEASPDLGSALILHIELLLQRGKELLGKQKIEDIITGHYTGKQLSPQALTSLHVMLWDKASKHFEDRNYSEALQWYNYSLSFFKAGQMEPNSAKLQRNRASCFLHLKQLEKAKEAIKEAERCDPDSIFTQFSVYKIAVQENNVEKAAEAVNAMGLLSRSPVASEDGLLVSENAASNLLSLAAQIALENEQQETAMKALESLCENSKDEAKVLTALRCLVRLVLSMIEKSNDEMRNVNLDVLLPYLKMALQKVSHQSRMTVEQRTEEANWFRKIAWNSALQCESSPDRMRDFFVLSYQLSQLCPPDRTLLMGQKTCLLMAAAASLELCRKSLHSAQTEQLTQALEYIQICWEVWKTLKASGSSPMDPTDTLLLLYEFEARAKLNDPKVETVLESVLELENVETKVLETIAALAMEPPAHFPLLCKKALRVALSLHKKQPQGDLARCSKCVHSLIKLSLPSGVSEVEAHVLEEVWDYYEEALSIIATAPDDFPEMETLWLLTRAWNTGILLYSLAQYPEAEKWCGLAMSFIRHLGSLQESYETQMSGLYSEILDRLDKAKRNLFMEE; encoded by the exons CTCTCACAGAGAATCTGCTGCACAAACAGCCGACAGGTTATGATGAGGTGATAGAGAAACTCTTCTCTGAGGTCTCCGGCCTGGAGGATTCACCCAAAATACCAGATCCACAG CTTGAGGAGTGTGCCATCCAGCTGTGGAACTGGGCAGTAACTAAGAATGTGGGCAACACTTTAAGTACAAATCAGAAAGCAAAAG TGCGTCATGTTGCATGCAgtctgctgtgctgctgtgagCCTGAGAATCCAACAGAGGGCGTCATCCGTAAGCAGATCCTG ATGGCCAGCAAAACAGGGAGAACCTGGCTGGACTGCAAGAATCCCCAGATGGCAGATAACTTCTTTAGATTTGCTGTCaag AGCCTGGAAACCCTCTATGGCCAACTAACGTCCAGAGGTGACGGAGCAGCTGACATCGCTTCATCCAAGGGGGATGTAGAGAAGGATCTGCTTCGAATTCTCTCATGCCAGGCAGAATCG GCCATAAGTCAAGGGAATAACCATGAGGCTGTGGTCTGTATGCAGCGCTGCAAAGACATGCTGCTGCGGCTACCAAAAGAT ACTTCGTACCTCTCCCTTATGTGCTACAACTTTGGAATAGACACTTACAATCTGAGAAAGTTTGAGGACAGTGCATTTTGGCTGAg CCAGAGCTATGAAATTgggaaaatgaatgtgaaatacGCCCCTGGATCTGAAGTCCAG GCCAAGGTTTTGAGGTTCCTTGCCACTGTTTATTTAGAGTGGGACTGTCAGCAGTTTCAGGAGAAGGCTCTTAATGCTGTCAGCTTAGCCAACAAG GAATGTGTGAGCGCCTCTGGGCTGTTCTTAAAGATCCGAATACTCCTGAGATGTGGAGCCTCAGACGATCATATCAGAGCAG gaCTTAATGAGATGCTGGAATCGAAGGTTTATCTTGAACTGTGCCTGAGCACAGTGAAACTACTCATGACTGAAGACAG AGAAACGCTGGCATTTGAGTATTTGAAACGTGTGTGTCAGCACTTTGAGGCATCCCCTGACCTGGGATCTGCTCTTATCTTGCACATTGAGCTACTGCTGCAGAGAGGCAAGGAGCTGTTGGGCAAACAGAAGATAGAAGATATCATCACCG GCCACTATACAGGAAAACAGCTGTCTCCACAGGCCCTCACAAGTCTACATGTCATGCTGTGGGATAAAGCGTCCAAACACTTTGAG GACAGAAACTACTCTGAGGCTCTTCAGTGGTATAACTATTCCCTGAGTTTCTTCAAGGCAGGTCAAATGGAGCCCAACTCAGCCAAACTGCAGAGGAACAGAGCTTCCTGTTTCCTGCACCTGAAGCAACTGGAAAAG GCCAAAGAAGCGataaaagaagcagagagatgTGATCCTGACAGCATTTTCACCCAGTTCAGTGTTTACAAGATTGCAGTGCAGGAGAACAATGTGGAGAAAG CTGCAGAGGCAGTGAATGCGATGGGACTTCTGTCCAGGAGTCCTGTTGCCAGTGAGGACGGACTGCTGGTATCAGAGAACGCTGCTTCCAACCTCCTCAGTCTGGCTGCTCAGATTGCTTTGGAG AACGAACAGCAGGAAACTGCCATGAAGGCGCTGGAGAGCTTGTGTGAAAACTCCAAAGACGAAGCTAAGGTTCTGACTGCTCTCAG GTGTTTGGTGCGACTGGTGCTCTCCATGATAGAAAAATCAAACGATGAGATGAG GAATGTGAATCTGGATGTCCTGCTGCCATATCTAAAAATGG CTCTGCAGAAAGTTTCACACCAGTCCCGCATGACTGTTGAGCAACGCACAGAGGAAGCTAACTGGTTCAGGAAGATTG CGTGGAACTCGGCTCTGCAGTGCGAGAGCAGCCCTGACAGGATGAGGGATTTCTTTGTGCTCTCCTACCAG CTCTCCCAGCTGTGCCCTCCTGACCGCACGCTGCTCATGGGCCAGAAGACGTGTCTGCTAATGGCCGCCGCTGCCTCTTTGGAGCTCTGCAGGAAGTCTCTTCACTCTGCCCAG ACGGAGCAGCTCACTCAGGCTCTGGAGTACATTCAGATCTGTTGGGAGGTCTGGAAAACCCTGAAAGCATCAG GAAGCTCCCCAATGGACCCGacagacacactgctgctgctataTGAATTTGAAGCTCGAGCTAAGCTGAATGACCCCAAGGTCGAGACCGTGCTGGAGTCCGTCTTGGAGCTGGAAAACGTTGAAACCAAGGTGCTCGAGACCATTGCAG CTTTGGCCATGGAGCCTCCAGCCCACTTCCCTCTGCTTTGTAAGAAGGCCTTGAGggtcgctctctctctgcacaaGAAACAACCACAGGGCGATCTGGCTCGCTGCAG TAAGTGTGTTCACAGCTTGATCAAGCTGTCCCTCCCGAGCGGAGTGTCAGAGGTGGAGGCCCATGTGCTCGAGGAGGTGTGGGACTACTATGAGGAGGCGCTGTCCATCATTGCAACCGCA CCGGACGACTTCCCAGAGATGGAGACCCTGTGGCTGCTGACTCGGGCGTGGAACACCGGGATTTTGCTGTACAGCCTGGCTCAGTACCCCGAGGCCGAGAAGTGGTGTGGCCTCGCCATGAGCTTCATCCGCCACCTCGGATCACTGCAGGAGAGCTACGAAACACAG ATGTCTGGTCTCTACAGTGAAATCTTGGACAGGTTGGACAAAGCCAAGAGGAACCTCTTCATGGAAGAATAA